The following proteins are encoded in a genomic region of Ovis canadensis isolate MfBH-ARS-UI-01 breed Bighorn chromosome 16, ARS-UI_OviCan_v2, whole genome shotgun sequence:
- the OTULINL gene encoding inactive ubiquitin thioesterase OTULINL, translated as MAARKSPAEERERPREHASGNDQVHSWTLVTSQALDTAWRVVKGSVTLAVSLLAAILCYFRRLHLHLGHRLKWWIGYLQRRFKRNLSVEAEVDLLSYCAREWKGETPHAKLMRKAYEELFWRRHIKCVRQVRRDNYDALRSVLFQIFSRGLAFPSWMKEKDIVKLPEKLLFSQGCNWIQQYSFGPEKYTGSNVFGKLRKCVELLKTQWTEFSGIKDYHKRGSMCNILFSDALLECKLYEALKFIMLYQVTEVYEQMKTKKVIPSLFRLLFTRETSSDPLSFMMNHLNSVGDTCGLEQIDMFVLGYSLEVKIKVFRLFKFNSRDFEVCYPEESLREWPEISLLTENDRHYHIPVF; from the exons GAAATGACCAAGTTCACTCCTGGACACTAGTCACCAGCCAAGCCTTAGATACCGCGTGGAGAGTGGTGAAGGGGTCGGTGACCTTGGCAGTTTCGCTCTTGGCAGCCATCCTCTGCTACTTCAGAAGGCTGCATCTGCATTTAGGGCACCGGCTGAAATG GTGGATTGGATATCTGCAGAGAAGattcaaaa GGAACCTCAGCGTGGAGGCGGAAGTTGATTTACTCAGTTATTGTGCAAGAGAGTGGAAAGGAGAGACACCCCATGCCAAGCTGATGAGGAAG GCTTACGAGGAGCTGTTTTGGCGGCGGCATATTAAATGTGTTCGACAAGTCAGGAGAGACAACTATGATGCCCTGAGGTCGGTGCTGTTTCAGATCTTCAGCCGGGGCCTCGCTTTCCCATCCTGGATGAAAGAAAAGGATATCGTGAAG CTTCCTGAAAAACTGCTCTTTTCGCAAGGTTGTAATTGGATCCAGCAGTACAGTTTTGGTCCTGAGAAGTATACGGGTTCCAATGTGTTTGGAAAATTACGCAAATGTGTGGAATTACTGAAAACACAG TGGACTGAATTTAGTGGAATTAAAGATTATCACAAGAGAGGAAGTATGTGCAACATCCTTTTTTCTGATGCTCTCCTGGAATGTAAACTTTACGAAGCCCTGAAGTTCATCATGCTCTATCAAGTCACCGAGGTTTATGAACAAATGAAGACCAAAAAGGTCATCCCCAGTCTTTTTCGACTCCTGTTTACCCGGGAAACCTCATCTGACCCCTTGAGCTTCATGATGAATCACCTGAACTCTGTCGGCGACACGTGTGGACTGGAGCAG ATTGATATGTTTGTACTCGGATACTCCCTGGAAGTAAAGATAAAAGTGTTCAGACTGTTCAAGTTTAACTCCAGAGACTTTGAAGTCTGCTACCCAGAGGAGTCGCTCAGGGAGTGGCCGGAGATCTCCCTGCTGACCGAGAACGACCGCCACTACCACATTCCTGTCTTTTAA